AGCAAACAATTGAAACAGACAGTGTTTTAGTTGCCGTTGGCAGAACACCAAACATAACAGGGATAGAAGATCTTCCAGTTAAGTTTGAAGGGAAATTTGTAAACGTAAACCAGTCAATGGAAACCTCCATACCTGGAATATATGCAATTGGTGATTTAGCAGGTGGATACCAGCTAGCTCACGCTGCAAGTGCAGAAGGAATCAGGGCTGTTCAGCATATTCTAGGACAAGTTGTTTCCAGGGAATCCATTATTCCGCGTTGTGTTTATTCGTTTCCGGAAATTGCGAGTGCTGGTTTAACGGAGACAGAAGCAAAAAAAGCAGGGTACAAGGTTAAAGTGAAAAAGGTCGACCTTGCTGCTAATGGCAAAGCAATTACCGCTAATGAAAACAGCGGCTTCGTAAAAATAATTGCTGATGAAAAATATGGTGAAATTCTTGGTGTTGTAATGGTAGGTGCTCATGTAACAGAAATGATTAGTACTGGCACTGCATTCATGCATCTGGAGGGAACTGTTGAGGAAATTGAAAGCATGGTTTTTCCGCATCCAACGGTTTCGGAAGCATTGTTTGAAAATGCTGCAGCATGGATGGAAAAGGGAATTCATTATAATTAATAGATAAACGAAATAAAACTGATAGAATAAAGACTAGCAATTCATTTCTGCTAGTCTTTTTGTTATAGTAGTTGCAATAGGATTTCTGCATAAAAATGAATGATCGTCAAAAAAGGGGATGGATTTGTTGAAGGAGAAATACTTAGACTTATTGGCGCAGAAATATGATAGTGAAGAAAAAGTAGTTACGGAGATTATTAATCTGGAGGCCATCCTCGATTTACCAAAAGGAACAGAACACTTTGTAAGTGATCTGCATGGAGAGTACCAAGCCTTTCAGCATGTGTTAAGAAATGGCTCGGGAAAAGTGAAGGAAAAAATCAGGGATATTTTTAAGCATGAACTATCGGGTGCAGAAATTAATGAATTCGCGACATTAGTTTATTATCCGGAAGAAAAGCTGAAATTAATTCGGGATCAATTTGATAATAACCAGGAATTAAATGAATGGTATACAAAAACGATTGACCGGATGATCCGGCTGATCCCTTATGCGTCTTCTAAATATACACGGTCCAAGTTACGCAAAGCATTGCCGAAGCAATTTGTATATATCATAGAAGAGCTGCTCTATAAAACAGACGAATATACAAATAAAAAACATTACTATTCTAAGATAGTCCAAAAAGTAATTTCACTTGGTCAGGCGGATAAACTCATTATAGGCCTTGTGTACACAGTGCAGCGTCTGGTTGTTGACCACCTTCATGTGGTTGGTGATATTTATGATCGGGGTCCTGAGCCGGATAAAATTATGGAAGCACTTATCGATTATCATTCCCTGGATATTCAGTGGGGGAATCATGACGTATTATGGATTGGTGCTTTTTCAGGATCAAAGGTTTGTCTGGCGAATATCATCCGAATCTGTGCACGATATGACAATTTGGACATTATTGAAGATGTGTATGGCATTAATCTTAGACCGCTTTTGAATCTTGCAGAAAAGTATTATAAGGACAACCCTGCATTTAGACCAAAAAAACATTCCCGTATAAGCGAACTGGAAAAATTACAAATCACTAAAATACATCAAGCAATTGCGATGATTCAGTTCAAGCTTGAAATGCCAATTATAAAACGGCGACCATACTTTAATATGGAGAAGCGGCTTTTACTTGAGAAAATCGATTATGAAAAGAATGAAATTACGATCCATGAAAAAACATATCAACTGGAAAACACCTGCTTTGCTACCGTTAATCCGGACCGGCCTGATGAATTGCTGGAAGAAGAAAAACAAGTAATGGATAAATTACTATTTTCTGTTCAGCATTCAGAAAAGCTTGCGAGGCATATGAAATTTTTAATGAAAAAAGGAACACTTTATTTGAGATATAATGGGAATTTACTGCTGCATGGCTGCATTCCAATAGATGAAAATGGAAAGATGGAAAAGCTGGTTATTGAAAATAAAGCATATGAAGGACGGGAGCTGCTTGATATTTTCGAGCAATATTTACGCCACGCTTTTGCCAATCGTGAAGAAACCGATGATCTTGCAACAGATATGGTTTGGTATTTATGGACCGGGGAATATTCCTCCCTTTTTGGGAAAAGGGAAATGACCACCTTTGAAAGGTATTTTATAAATGATAAGGCAACACACAAAGAGAGAAAGAATCCATATTATTATTTGCGGGAAAAAGAAGAGATTTGCAGAAAGATTTTAGAAGAATTTAATTTGGATCCAGACCAGGGTCATATTATCAATGGACATACACCAGTCAAAGAGATTGATGGTGAAAACCCAATCAAAGCAAATGGCAAGATGATTGTCATTGATGGCGGTTTTTCGAAGGCTTATCAGTCAACAACAGGAATTGCCGGCTATACGTTATTATATAATTCATTCGGCATGCAATTGGTTGCCCATCAGCATTTTAGCTCAAAGGAAGATGTTTTGCGAAATGGTAATGATGTGCTGTCTGTAAGACGATTAGTAGACAAGGAGCTGGAGAGAAAAAAGGTGTCTGAAACGAATGTCGGAGAAAAACTGATACAGGAAATTAATATGTTGAACAGTTTGTTGAAATATAGGTATATGAAGTAAGATTAGTACTGCATATATAACGACGCGATACTTTCTAGTCGGATAGAAAAGTATAAAATATCTGATCAGTATAAGTTCAATACTTGGTATTCATTCAAAGCATGGCGAATACCAGGTATTGAACAACTATAAAAAGGTTTATTTTAAAAATATAAATTATCGGGTTGACAAATTACCCCTAAGGGTATAATGTATTACATGTAATTGATTTTGATGAGTTATCGGTCGTTAATAGAACGACTATTTTATTTCTCTTATTTTATACCCATGCCCGTATGTGTATGAAATAATCGTAATAATAATCTAAGGAGGCAGCAGAATGATTCAAGCAAATAAGCAGTTAGATGCTAAAGGTTTAGCATGTCCAATGCCGGTTGTGAAAACAAAAAAAGCAATCAACGATCTTGAAGAAGGTCAAGTATTGGAAGTACAAGCAACAGACAGAGGCTCGAAAGCAGATTTAGCTGCTTGGTCAAGTACTGTAGGCCATCAATATTTAGGTACAGCGGAAAGAGATGATGTTCTTTATCATTACATTCGCAAAGGATCAAATGAGCCAGAAGTGGAAAAAACATTTGAACACACTGTACCGCTTGAAAAAGTCGAATCACGTGACGGTTTAATTTTAGACGTGCGTGAAGCAGCGGAATATGCATTTGGACATATTGAAGGTGCTAAATCCATTCCGATGGGGGAATTGGAATCACGCATTGCAGAATTGGATAAAGAACAAGAAATTTATGTAATCTGCCGTACAGGGAAACGCTCTGACTTGGCAGCTCAACTATTAGGAAATAATGGCTTTACAAAAGTATATAATGTTCTGCCAGGTATGAATGAGTGGAACGGTAACCTAACAAAAGAAATCTAGGAGGAATTTTTATTATGTCAGAAAAAGTAGCTATCATTGCAGCAAATGGTGGATTGTTTGATGCATACAAAGTATTTAATATCGCAACTGCGGCAGCAGCTTCAGAAAAAGAGGTACAGATCTTCTTTACGTTTGAAGGACTTAACTTGATTCACAAGCAAGCTATGCATCAATTAGAGATGCCAGCTGGCAAAGAGCATTTCGCTGAAGGATTCGAAAAAGCAAATATTCCTAGTATTCCACAGCTAGTAGAGATGGCGCAAGAACTTGGTGTGAAATTTATTGCTTGTCAAATGACAATGGATGTTATGGGTCTTACAAAAGAAGATTTCGTTAATGGAATCGAAGTTGGTGGAGCGGTAACATTCTTAGAATTTGCAAAAGATGCAGCACCGACATTAACTTTCTAATTCTATAAACAAAAATAAATGCAGTGGGACTTTTCCCACTGCAAAAAAATAACGATATTATACCTAGGGGGGTAAAATGAGATGACTGTAAACAAATGGACAGCAGCAAAAATTGCTCGGAAAGTAATTGACAATGAAAACCTTTTTATTTTGGATGTACGTAATGCAGATGCATTTGAAGATTGGAAAATTGAAGGACATAAGTTCGAATATTTAAATGTCCCTTACTTTGAATTATTAGATGGAGTGGAGGAAATCCTGCCAAAGCTTCCGACGGATAAAGAAATATTAGTGGTATGTGCTAAGGAAGGTTCTTCTGTCATGGTAGCGGAAATGCTATCTGAAGCTGGCCTGGAAGTAGCTTACCTTGAAGGTGGAATGAAATCTTGGAGCAGCTATTTAGAACCTGTAAAAGTATCAGACTTAGAAAATGGCGGTGAGCTATACCAGTTTGTGCGCTTGGGAAAAGGCTGTCTTTCTTATATGATAATTTCAGAAGGAGAAGCAGCGATTATTGATGCGGTACGATTTACAGATGTTTTTACAAATTTCGCAAAAGAAAAAGGTGCAGAGATCAAGCATGTGTTTGACACACACTTACACGCGGATCATATTTCAGGTGGACGTCACATCGCAGTTGAAACAGGTGCAGCTTACTACCTGCCTCCAAAAGATGCAACAGAAGTGGTATTTGATTATACACCACTTACAGATGGTCTAAACGTGAAAATCGGTGTCTCTGAAATTGATGTGAATGCACTATACTCACCAGGTCATACGATTGGCTCTACTTCTTTTGTCATTGATAATCAGTTCTTATTGACAGGAGATATTTTATTTATCGACTCGATTGGTCGGCCGGACTTAGCAGGACTTGCAGAAGATTGGGTAGGGGATTTACGTGAAACATTATATTCTCGG
This region of Oceanobacillus sp. FSL K6-2867 genomic DNA includes:
- a CDS encoding fructose-1,6-bisphosphatase, translated to MKEKYLDLLAQKYDSEEKVVTEIINLEAILDLPKGTEHFVSDLHGEYQAFQHVLRNGSGKVKEKIRDIFKHELSGAEINEFATLVYYPEEKLKLIRDQFDNNQELNEWYTKTIDRMIRLIPYASSKYTRSKLRKALPKQFVYIIEELLYKTDEYTNKKHYYSKIVQKVISLGQADKLIIGLVYTVQRLVVDHLHVVGDIYDRGPEPDKIMEALIDYHSLDIQWGNHDVLWIGAFSGSKVCLANIIRICARYDNLDIIEDVYGINLRPLLNLAEKYYKDNPAFRPKKHSRISELEKLQITKIHQAIAMIQFKLEMPIIKRRPYFNMEKRLLLEKIDYEKNEITIHEKTYQLENTCFATVNPDRPDELLEEEKQVMDKLLFSVQHSEKLARHMKFLMKKGTLYLRYNGNLLLHGCIPIDENGKMEKLVIENKAYEGRELLDIFEQYLRHAFANREETDDLATDMVWYLWTGEYSSLFGKREMTTFERYFINDKATHKERKNPYYYLREKEEICRKILEEFNLDPDQGHIINGHTPVKEIDGENPIKANGKMIVIDGGFSKAYQSTTGIAGYTLLYNSFGMQLVAHQHFSSKEDVLRNGNDVLSVRRLVDKELERKKVSETNVGEKLIQEINMLNSLLKYRYMK
- a CDS encoding sulfurtransferase TusA family protein, producing MIQANKQLDAKGLACPMPVVKTKKAINDLEEGQVLEVQATDRGSKADLAAWSSTVGHQYLGTAERDDVLYHYIRKGSNEPEVEKTFEHTVPLEKVESRDGLILDVREAAEYAFGHIEGAKSIPMGELESRIAELDKEQEIYVICRTGKRSDLAAQLLGNNGFTKVYNVLPGMNEWNGNLTKEI
- a CDS encoding MBL fold metallo-hydrolase — its product is MTVNKWTAAKIARKVIDNENLFILDVRNADAFEDWKIEGHKFEYLNVPYFELLDGVEEILPKLPTDKEILVVCAKEGSSVMVAEMLSEAGLEVAYLEGGMKSWSSYLEPVKVSDLENGGELYQFVRLGKGCLSYMIISEGEAAIIDAVRFTDVFTNFAKEKGAEIKHVFDTHLHADHISGGRHIAVETGAAYYLPPKDATEVVFDYTPLTDGLNVKIGVSEIDVNALYSPGHTIGSTSFVIDNQFLLTGDILFIDSIGRPDLAGLAEDWVGDLRETLYSRYRELAEDLVVLPAHFMIIEELNEDGTVARRLGDLYSDNHGLNIEDEEEFRLTVTDNLPPQPNAYEQIRQVNMGKITPDNEEQTEMEIGPNRCAVR
- a CDS encoding DsrE/DsrF/DrsH-like family protein encodes the protein MSEKVAIIAANGGLFDAYKVFNIATAAAASEKEVQIFFTFEGLNLIHKQAMHQLEMPAGKEHFAEGFEKANIPSIPQLVEMAQELGVKFIACQMTMDVMGLTKEDFVNGIEVGGAVTFLEFAKDAAPTLTF